In the Leguminivora glycinivorella isolate SPB_JAAS2020 chromosome 9, LegGlyc_1.1, whole genome shotgun sequence genome, CAACTTTAAAAAGGCTTGTCATTAATAGAGTACAATTTAAAAACTCGTGTCGTCTCGTTTTCTCATAAATGGGTGAAGCGACGACGGTggcactttttaatttatacctactcttttttgccaaaaaCAGGATTTTTTTTGTTGATTCTTAAAGAAAACAAACTTTGATTCATTcaacacagtcatgttttaTTCGAATAATCTTAGTCGTTCTATATTTACAAAAACCCATTTATGTTGAAATACCTTTATATTAAAATTGTCAATAACAATTATTTGCCTTAAAATAACTAGTAATGACTGAGGTcctataagtacttatttataaataaaacagaACTAACCAAAAACAGAGAGAAATAAGTAAACATGAGACTGCTCCCTACACAAAAAATACCTATCAAAGAAAAGTTTAAAAAGTATTAACttttaaacaaattttacaAGCACTTTTACAGTCGTTTTACCATGTTTTATTGAAGTAGTATAGTCCTATAAAAGTTAATACTTTACATTGtcgatcgctcgacatgtttagGTCCGTAACAAGGAGCAATTTCATtaagcacgcgcgatgccgacGTTTTACGCGAggtacccgattttacatgtttaatatgtcagtgtcgcacggtagttttattattatgaaaACAGATATGTATGGAGTCTGCTCAGTTACTTATTTCTCTACGCCAAAGGGCAAGAGAAGTTCTACTTTAGGTCTCTCTCTAATAGAAATTGTTACAATGGCGCAGGGCCCACCACGcataacaataaaatgtataCTGAGTGGAACAAAACTGGGAAACGTCCATTATTCTGTTCCACCGGTATACATTATGTCCATACactcataactcatacataaACTTATGATTCTGATCCCAAAACGGGCAGGCAGAACAAATGAAACTGCTCGAGTTTCACTGTCACTGTTAGTCATACTGTAGCGATAGGTTGCTAGATTAACTGtgcccatatcccacagtcaacttctactaCACCCACTGGAGAAAAGGGCGTGGTAAAATTCGTAATCCGTCACCACAGCACCATTCATTATATCTACCTATTTATGATTAGTTTTTGGTATATAACTTAAACATCTATCATTTCGTCTAAAGGTTTGTTCTGCATATACTTCCTAATGACTTGGAATATCTTTTTGTTTGGTTTCTGCATCAAGGATCCTCCGAATTCCGTGGACAGGAGCTTCCAGTTTTCATTCATAAATTTCAGCATGCTGTCACCTGTAAATTGAGCGATTGTTACTTTTACGTTATATCATAATCATCAGATTTTTTTCTCCTGGGCctgctttttaattttctgtaatGCATTATTTTTCACTTAGCTCAAATATGTTATTCAACTTAATTTAGGTACAGGCACCATCAAAAATACCTATCTCACagaaaaatttataaatttttgacATTTCTGACCGCGAACTGTACATAATACGAGTATTTTTCTATGTTTAGGAAAGCTATTCAGGATGTCAaatactttttcaccacaccaactggtaaaggctttctttgctattcgaaaacagatagcaaaattgcattttatccacaagggggcaaagtaatttcatacgaattttaactcgaggtcttaatctggctgctacaTTTCacctataaataatgattttgaatcataaatattgaataaattgatggatttcatttattttgatgttttatagtcagtattttgttcgtatttgtgtggtgaaaaattttgtgtttcactcggtggcaaagtttgtttaaccttcgtgccttgatacgtgcggttaaacaactactttgcccacttgtaaaacaaataactattgattgATGTGTTGTTTCATTTGCTACCGACCGTACGTTCCGCTTGACTCTAACCACAACCTGAAAGTGCTCCTATTATTAGTGATCCCAAATGACTTTATTGGGATTGAAGCCAAAACCAGTAACTATAAAAACCGGCTTGGTTCATAAGTAGGTAAACTAACGCCAAATTACGATCTCTGTAATATAAAAGGTCAATGAACTAAAAGTCAGGTGGCACATCAGTTTATAATAAAGCAGAAGGAGTTCTTTTAACCCACAACACAAAGGCACATATTTGCAAATGTAGTACCCCTCAGTAAGAACCATTTGAAAGCTGATGATACTAGGCTATGGGACATTGCCAAGCAAATGAGTGCCCTgaatttccaaaaaaatatcTTCATCGTTTATATTACTGCTGCTCcataaatatgaatatcaaCTTTCATAAGTAAGAACCATCATCGAACGCTGGGAGTTGAATACGctggattattattattatgggtTTGgtttagggttgcaaatagaaaaaaaaccaaatgtttttttttcagaattttgaaaaaaaaacagaaaaaaaaaacccagcacccttttttttaaaaaaatgtttttttttttttagatgaacaaataattcgacaataacggtttttcgtcaGTTGTAACGTGCTTCAATaataataacgtacattttaattcgattaacattcagtataaaaacgtttattgggaaatccccgatgcggcgtgcaacGCGGAGAggtggtggtgttgccaacagtaaatagtgataactaccaactacagatttcgtaaatgttacttttataaagaccagaaattaaagttatttgattaaatgtgtttaatagttaacattaagtctaaaaaaccgtataaaagtattaattgctctgcaaattttgagatttcatactttagaaaaaaaacatgatccAGAAaaaattctgtttttttttcacggttctttcatgtttttttttttcaagccagaaaaaaaaacgtttttttgcaaccctagtttgGTTCTTCAATATTAAAAGCAATACACAAATTTTACTTACTCAGAACCTTGTTGCCATTGAAGAGATTGGTCAACGAGTAGTGAGCGCCATCTTTAATGTCGAATTCGTTCTTGTACTCCTTCATGTGCATTGTATCCTTGCCCTCCTTGTTCTTCACGATAGTGAAAGGTATCACAATCTTTGAATTgtaattttctgaaaaaaataaaaatatatattacgcCATATTTTGTTTAATCGTCTGAGACTCAATAGACTTAGTGCATTCGATTACCGCCAGAgtagtttttaaccgacttcaaaaaaagaggaggttctcaattcggcTGAATGTTTTTTCTAACTATGGAAACTATTACAAGGGTTGTTCCGAAAGTTTTTAGCTGCTCATGCGAtttgaataaatgttattctattCTGTGGGATATTTCAATATAGATCATATCCAAAAGAAATTATGAGACTAATGTGAATAATTAATTGATTATATTTCTTTTACCAAAAgctgttttgtatttttatttctgaCTTCTTAGAAAAAAAcctatttttttctataatttatCGAATTTGGTAGTTAATCCAAGTAGTTGTATCACATGCTTGGTTCCCCCCGGGATTGATCAACTGTGTCTTTCTGCTATTTTCCATGCATGAATT is a window encoding:
- the LOC125229728 gene encoding circadian clock-controlled protein daywake-like, coding for MTPLLAAGIPALGIEPLDAMRVDEIRLDLAGLRLNMTNSSITGLKTAVIDKIKFDMAKKQLVIVYHADVELTGQYKAAGRLIILPISGDGDVKIELKNYNSKIVIPFTIVKNKEGKDTMHMKEYKNEFDIKDGAHYSLTNLFNGNKVLSDSMLKFMNENWKLLSTEFGGSLMQKPNKKIFQVIRKYMQNKPLDEMIDV